Proteins from a genomic interval of Methanococcoides sp. AM1:
- a CDS encoding CDC48 family AAA ATPase codes for MSEDLIVRVAEANHRDAGRGIARLANALMQRIGAVSGDIIEIKSKKRTYARVLPANIDDDGKNIIRIDGNLRSNAKVGIDDQVTIRRVIEKEAERITLAPTRAFPQERLSRSIHRNLEGRPLERGQRIRIETVNNPLTFIVKSTVPPGPVVVARTTHIVMDKPTAETDISEGVSYEDIGGLKRELGLMREMIELPLRHPELFDKLGVDPPKGVLLYGPPGTGKTMIAKAVASESEANFIPISGPEIISKYYGESEQKLREIFESAEKEGPSIIFIDEIDSIAPKRDDVVGEVERRVVAQLLSLMDGLKSRGKVIVIAATNRPNSIDQALRRGGRFDREIEIGIPDRGGRLQVLYVHTRGMPIEKSMRLDMIADMTHGFVGADLSSLCKEAAMHALRRMLPLISIEEEIPPEIMEQLEVTESDFIEAHRNIEPSALREVFVEVPHVMWDDIGGLEQAKQELIEAVEWPLKYPDIFESLNTSPPRGILLFGPPGTGKTLLAKAVANESEANFISIKGPELLSKYVGESEKAVRETFRKAKQAAPTVIFFDELDSMVPKRGMGLESQATERVVSQILTEIDGIEEMKDIVVVAATNRPDIIDPALLRPGRFDRLIYVKAPEREERIKIFNIHLAGKPLSDDISPSELADMSQGYVGADIEAVCREAAMMALRENIKPKMTKEEIYEAARRIVLQTSHFRKAISRVRPSTSNREMEMYVETACMFSRSEDEENRD; via the coding sequence ATGTCCGAAGACCTTATTGTTCGTGTTGCAGAAGCAAACCATCGTGATGCAGGCAGAGGCATCGCCCGGCTTGCCAATGCCCTTATGCAAAGAATTGGTGCAGTAAGCGGGGACATCATCGAGATCAAGAGCAAAAAAAGGACCTATGCGAGGGTTCTCCCAGCAAACATTGATGATGACGGGAAAAATATCATCCGCATCGACGGCAATCTGAGAAGCAATGCAAAGGTTGGAATCGATGATCAGGTAACTATCAGGAGAGTTATTGAAAAGGAAGCTGAAAGAATAACTCTTGCACCCACCCGGGCCTTCCCGCAGGAAAGACTTTCACGCTCAATACACCGTAATCTGGAAGGACGACCACTGGAAAGAGGACAGCGTATCAGGATAGAGACAGTTAACAATCCTCTTACCTTTATTGTCAAGTCTACAGTACCACCGGGCCCCGTTGTTGTGGCGCGTACCACTCACATCGTAATGGACAAGCCAACTGCTGAAACAGATATCAGCGAGGGAGTTTCCTACGAGGATATCGGCGGCCTGAAACGGGAACTGGGACTGATGCGCGAGATGATAGAACTTCCTCTGCGCCATCCGGAACTTTTTGACAAGCTAGGTGTTGATCCTCCAAAAGGGGTACTGCTCTACGGCCCTCCCGGCACAGGCAAGACCATGATAGCAAAAGCTGTTGCCAGTGAGAGTGAAGCGAACTTCATTCCGATCAGCGGACCTGAGATCATATCCAAATACTATGGGGAGAGTGAGCAGAAGCTCCGCGAGATATTCGAAAGCGCAGAAAAAGAAGGTCCATCCATAATCTTTATCGACGAGATAGATTCCATCGCACCAAAACGTGACGACGTTGTCGGAGAAGTAGAACGAAGAGTTGTCGCCCAACTGCTCTCACTTATGGACGGATTGAAGAGCAGAGGAAAAGTTATAGTTATAGCGGCTACAAACCGCCCGAACTCCATTGACCAGGCATTGCGCCGCGGCGGGCGGTTCGACCGTGAGATCGAGATAGGGATCCCGGACAGGGGCGGTCGACTGCAAGTACTCTACGTCCATACCCGTGGAATGCCCATCGAAAAAAGCATGCGTCTTGATATGATCGCTGATATGACCCACGGTTTCGTAGGAGCTGACCTGTCATCCCTATGTAAAGAAGCAGCAATGCATGCCCTTCGCAGGATGCTACCCCTGATAAGTATAGAAGAGGAGATCCCACCTGAGATAATGGAACAGCTAGAGGTTACTGAATCTGACTTTATCGAAGCGCATCGGAACATCGAACCATCTGCACTGCGGGAAGTGTTCGTAGAGGTCCCGCATGTCATGTGGGATGACATCGGTGGATTGGAACAGGCAAAACAGGAACTGATCGAGGCTGTGGAATGGCCTCTGAAATACCCGGACATATTCGAAAGCCTGAACACCAGCCCGCCAAGAGGAATACTGCTTTTTGGACCACCGGGAACCGGAAAGACACTTCTTGCAAAGGCTGTTGCAAACGAAAGTGAGGCTAATTTCATAAGTATCAAGGGACCAGAACTTCTCAGCAAGTACGTGGGAGAATCCGAGAAAGCGGTCCGGGAAACATTCAGAAAAGCAAAACAGGCAGCTCCAACAGTTATTTTCTTTGATGAGCTTGACTCCATGGTCCCAAAGCGAGGAATGGGTCTTGAGTCACAGGCAACTGAACGTGTTGTTAGCCAGATACTTACTGAGATCGATGGTATAGAGGAGATGAAGGACATTGTGGTCGTTGCTGCCACCAACCGTCCGGACATTATCGATCCTGCACTTTTAAGACCCGGTCGTTTTGACAGGCTCATCTATGTAAAAGCACCTGAAAGGGAAGAACGTATCAAGATATTCAACATCCATCTTGCCGGCAAGCCCCTCTCAGATGACATTAGCCCTTCCGAGCTTGCTGATATGTCACAAGGTTATGTTGGTGCCGATATCGAAGCAGTTTGCAGGGAAGCTGCAATGATGGCATTGAGAGAGAACATCAAACCGAAAATGACAAAGGAAGAAATTTATGAAGCAGCCAGAAGGATAGTGCTTCAGACATCACATTTCAGGAAAGCAATATCGCGCGTCAGGCCCTCTACATCAAATCGTGAGATGGAGATGTATGTCGAAACTGCCTGCATGTTCTCAAGATCAGAAGATGAAGAAAATAGAGACTGA
- the tmk gene encoding dTMP kinase translates to MKGKLITLEGIDGSGKSTITRFLNSHPSFSNAVFTREPTTSWIGDAVYKAIESNTDHLAELMLFTADHANHIATLIRPALEEGKIVISDRYSDSRYAYQGVTLKDKFDAPMEWVQQIHKDWTVVPDLTILFDIDPEIAVQRCGKRGEQTKFEKIELLNGVRKNYRRLAEKEPERFVIIDTDRNLKEIENDVLQAITSIMES, encoded by the coding sequence ATGAAAGGAAAGCTCATAACACTGGAAGGTATCGACGGATCCGGTAAATCCACCATTACCCGTTTTTTGAACTCACATCCTTCCTTTTCCAATGCCGTGTTCACAAGGGAACCTACCACAAGCTGGATAGGTGACGCTGTCTACAAAGCTATTGAATCCAATACAGATCACCTTGCAGAGCTGATGCTTTTCACCGCAGACCATGCAAACCATATTGCAACTCTGATACGTCCGGCACTTGAAGAAGGAAAGATAGTAATTTCAGACAGGTATTCGGACAGCAGATATGCATATCAGGGCGTTACACTCAAAGACAAGTTCGATGCGCCTATGGAATGGGTGCAGCAGATCCATAAGGACTGGACAGTAGTCCCTGACCTTACGATCCTTTTTGACATTGACCCGGAAATTGCAGTCCAGCGTTGTGGTAAAAGAGGGGAACAGACAAAGTTCGAGAAGATCGAGCTCTTAAATGGAGTAAGAAAAAATTACCGTCGACTTGCAGAGAAAGAACCGGAAAGGTTCGTCATAATAGATACCGACCGGAACCTTAAAGAAATAGAGAACGATGTGTTGCAGGCAATCACATCGATCATGGAAAGTTAA
- a CDS encoding HisA/HisF-related TIM barrel protein, producing the protein MFRIVFVFDVYNHNAVHAQGGDRRRYRPVHESSMLCTTSDPVEIVRSLRPAEVYIADLNRLQGQGAPDINFDVIRAVSDQTNVMLDAGISSFEDIMSVIDLADHPVLGTETASLDTISKVASQYPSRVNVSIDKKDGVILSSDPSMPKDPLEIVEMVNGLDINDVIFLDMDMVGTSAGFDAQFLSLIADVCEHDVLLGGGVRGLEDIEQLEDIGIKGALVATALHNGSIPVTMLQ; encoded by the coding sequence ATGTTTCGAATCGTCTTTGTATTTGATGTATATAATCATAATGCTGTTCATGCACAGGGCGGGGACCGTCGCAGGTACCGGCCGGTACATGAGTCCAGTATGCTATGCACAACATCGGACCCTGTGGAGATCGTTCGCAGTCTCAGGCCGGCAGAAGTGTATATTGCAGACCTTAACCGTCTTCAGGGTCAGGGTGCACCGGATATCAACTTCGATGTTATCAGGGCTGTTTCAGACCAGACAAATGTCATGCTGGATGCGGGAATTTCCTCTTTTGAGGACATTATGTCTGTAATAGACCTTGCAGACCATCCCGTACTGGGGACCGAGACAGCTTCACTTGACACGATATCGAAGGTAGCTTCACAATACCCTTCCAGGGTAAATGTCAGTATCGATAAAAAGGATGGTGTGATCCTCTCTTCAGACCCTTCTATGCCTAAAGATCCACTTGAGATAGTTGAGATGGTCAACGGCCTTGATATCAATGATGTCATATTTCTTGACATGGATATGGTGGGAACGTCGGCGGGGTTTGATGCACAATTTTTAAGTCTGATAGCAGATGTTTGTGAACACGACGTTCTTCTCGGTGGAGGCGTAAGGGGCTTAGAAGACATCGAACAGCTTGAGGATATAGGTATCAAAGGCGCATTGGTGGCTACAGCTTTACACAATGGCTCTATCCCTGTTACAATGTTACAATAA
- a CDS encoding DUF166 domain-containing protein — MTKIGVILRGKYGSRLVDTVRSKTDMEVIVAELPAYLPDFIDEPEEFFAGLDFDTKVFDADIIITYSLHPDITPQIARMAGKAGVRALIVPGGASKAPVKELEAISKEYGIFIEVDEICCNVASDPATDDFTCFFGNPILDVEVKDGKIAKVNVIRGAPCGSTWHMAEALVGTPIEEAGPKAGLIVSQYPCRAVRGNMGGIHESSEMHKQAIDAAIKRKLASAKD; from the coding sequence ATGACAAAAATAGGAGTTATACTGCGCGGAAAATATGGGTCAAGGCTTGTCGATACCGTGCGCTCGAAGACAGATATGGAAGTGATTGTGGCAGAGCTTCCCGCTTATCTTCCGGATTTCATAGATGAGCCCGAGGAGTTCTTTGCCGGGCTGGACTTTGATACGAAGGTATTCGATGCTGACATCATAATCACTTATTCCCTTCATCCTGATATTACGCCCCAGATAGCCCGCATGGCAGGCAAGGCCGGTGTGCGTGCCCTGATAGTCCCAGGGGGTGCTTCAAAGGCACCTGTTAAGGAACTGGAAGCTATATCAAAAGAGTATGGCATTTTCATAGAGGTCGATGAGATCTGCTGCAATGTAGCCTCTGACCCTGCTACCGATGATTTCACCTGCTTCTTTGGAAATCCGATACTCGATGTTGAAGTAAAGGATGGAAAGATCGCAAAAGTGAATGTGATACGAGGGGCCCCGTGTGGCAGTACCTGGCATATGGCAGAGGCTCTGGTAGGCACTCCTATAGAAGAAGCCGGTCCAAAGGCAGGTCTTATCGTTTCTCAGTATCCCTGCCGGGCGGTCAGGGGGAACATGGGGGGTATACATGAATCTTCGGAGATGCACAAGCAAGCGATAGATGCTGCCATAAAACGGAAACTGGCTTCAGCTAAAGATTGA
- a CDS encoding (5-formylfuran-3-yl)methyl phosphate synthase, protein MKLLVSPINTEEAISALNGGADVIDIKNPKEGSLGANFPWVIRDVKEAVEGKKPISAALGDFNFKPGTAALAAYGAASAGADYVKIGLYDVKTEDQALEMMTGIAESLKGMNVKVVACGYSDYERIDSIDPKLLPAIGEKAGVDLVMVDTGVKDGRSTFEFMSEEDLVDFVNDAHARGLETAIAGTIKFDDIPALKRIQPTIIGVRGIVCGGDRSTTIKQELVEKLKSEI, encoded by the coding sequence ATGAAATTACTCGTAAGTCCCATTAACACTGAAGAAGCGATATCCGCACTCAATGGCGGAGCAGATGTAATTGATATCAAAAACCCAAAAGAAGGCTCATTAGGTGCAAATTTCCCATGGGTCATCAGAGATGTGAAAGAGGCAGTTGAGGGTAAAAAACCTATCAGTGCCGCACTCGGTGACTTTAATTTCAAGCCCGGCACCGCAGCACTCGCCGCATACGGGGCTGCATCTGCAGGTGCGGACTATGTGAAGATCGGTCTCTACGACGTAAAGACCGAAGATCAGGCACTTGAAATGATGACCGGTATTGCCGAATCTTTAAAGGGAATGAACGTTAAGGTCGTTGCCTGTGGATATTCCGATTATGAGCGTATCGACTCCATCGATCCGAAACTGCTCCCTGCTATTGGAGAGAAAGCAGGTGTGGACCTTGTTATGGTCGACACTGGTGTCAAGGACGGTCGCTCCACCTTCGAGTTCATGAGCGAAGAGGACCTTGTTGATTTCGTTAACGATGCACATGCACGCGGACTTGAGACTGCGATCGCAGGAACCATCAAATTCGATGACATACCAGCATTAAAACGCATCCAGCCTACCATCATTGGTGTGCGCGGCATAGTCTGTGGCGGAGACCGCAGCACCACCATCAAACAGGAACTTGTTGAGAAATTAAAGAGTGAGATCTGA